The following are encoded together in the Gasterosteus aculeatus chromosome 7, fGasAcu3.hap1.1, whole genome shotgun sequence genome:
- the LOC120822125 gene encoding phosphatidylinositol 4,5-bisphosphate 3-kinase catalytic subunit alpha isoform isoform X2 has protein sequence MGPRPSSGELWGLHLMPPRILVDCCLPNGMMVSLECLRETPLISIKQQLFTEARKYPLYHLLQEESSYIFVGVTQEAEREEFYDETRRLCDLRLFHPILKVIEPLGNREEKILNREIGFAIGMPVCEFEMMKDPEVQDFRRSILSVCREAMEEREGGGAHSQALYVYPPNLESSPQLPQHIYSKLDKGRLIVTIWVIVSPSNSKQKYTLKVSHDSLPEQLIAESIRKKSRSMHLSPQQLRLCVQEYQGQYILKVCGCDEYLLEKYPLSQYKYIRSCIIVGRLPHLMLVSKDSLYSQLPASGFVTPSYSRRTPQPSPCPGGGDGSPPRSLWAFNTLLRVRLLCATYVNVNIRDIDKIYVRTGIYHGGEPLCDNVNTQRVPCSNPRWNEWLAYDIYLADIPRSARLCLSICSVKGRKGAKEEHCPLAWGNVNMFDYTDILVSGKVALSLWPVPHGLEDLLNPIGVAGSNPNKETPCVELEFSWFNQTVVFPDEQQIEEHANWTISRELGYNYCHGVSSRLACDSRTSVADTEQLCSLCSRDPLYELSEQEKDFLWRHRHYCVNMPESLPKLLLSVKWNSRDEVSQMYCLLKEWPLMEPESALELLDCNFPDPMVREFALRCLVQGLTDDKLSQYLLQLVQVLKYEMYLDNPLARFLIKKALTNQRIGHFFFWHLKSEMHNKTVSRRFGLLLEAFCRACGMYLKHLNRQVEAMDKLVNLTDTLKQEKKDETQKTQMKFLVEHMSRPDYMEALQGFVSPLNPVHQLGNLRLEECRIMSSAKRPLWLNWENPDIMSELLFTNNEIIFKNGDDLRQDMLTLQIIKIMENIWQNQGLDLRMLPYGCLSIGDCVGLIEVVKNSFTIMQIQCKGGLKGALQFNSNTLHHWIKDKNRGEAYDRAIDLFTRSCAGYCVATFILGIGDRHNSNIMVKENGQLFHIDFGHFLDHKKKKFGYKRERVPFVLTQDFLIVISKGVQESTKTKEFERFQEMCYKAYLAIRQHASLFINLFSLLLGCGMPELQSFDDIAYLRKTLALEKSQQEALEYFTKQMNDAHHGGWSTKMDWIFHTIRHMPNEH, from the exons ATGGGGCCCAGGCCGTCGTCAGGGGAGCTGTGGGGGCTCCACCTGATGCCCCCACGCATCCTGGTGGATTGCTGCCTTCCAAACG GGATGATGGTGAGTCTGGAGTGTCTCAGAGAAACTCCTCTCATCAGCATCAAGCAGCAGCTCTTCACTGAGGCCAGAAAGTACCCGCTATACCACTTGCTGCAG GAGGAGTCCAGCTACATCTTTGTGGGAGTGACccaggaggcagagagggaggagttCTATGATGAGACAAGGCGGCTGTGTGACCTGCGACTGTTTCACCCAATCCTGAAAGTCATCGAGCCGCTGGGCAACCGGGAGGAGAAGATTCTGAACCGAGAGATAG GATTCGCCATTGGGATGCCAGTCTGTGAGTTCGAGATGATGAAAGACCCGGAGGTTCAGGACTTCCGTCGCTCCATACTGAGCGTGTGCAGAGAGGccatggaggagagagaaggagggggcgCCCACAGCCAGGCGCTTTACGTTTACCCCCCCAACCTGGAATCCAGCCCCCAGCTCCCACAGCACATCTACAGCAAGCTGGACAAAG GCAGGTTGATCGTCACCATCTGGGTCATAGTATCTCCGTCCAACTCCAAACAGAAATACACCCTTAAG gTAAGTCATGATAGTTTACCTGAGCAGCTGATAGCAGAGTCCATCAGGAAGAAAAGCAGATCGATGCACCTGTCACCTCAACAGCTCCGCCTCTGTGTCCAAGAGTACCAAGGGCAGTACATCCTTAAG GTCTGTGGCTGTGACGAGTACCTGCTGGAGAAGTACCCTCTCAGTCAGTACAAG TATATCCGGTCCTGTATAATAGTGGGACGTCTTCCACATCTGATGCTGGTTTCCAAAGACAGTCTCTACTCTCAGCTTCCTGCTTCTGGCTTTGTCACACCCTCATACAG tcgTCGGACTCCTCAGCCTTCTCCCTGtccaggaggaggtgatggttCTCCTCCTCGTTCTCTTTGGGCCTTTAACACTCTGCTGAGGGTACGACTACTGTGCGCCACCTACGTCAACGTCAACATCCGTGACATCGACAAG aTCTATGTGAGGACAGGAATCTATCACGGTGGAGAACCACTCTGTGACAACGTCAACACCCAGAGAGTCCCTTGTTCCAACCCCAG GTGGAACGAGTGGCTGGCCTATGACATCTACCTGGCTGATATTCCTCGCTCCGCCAGACTCTGCTTGTCAATCTGCTCTgtgaagggaaggaaaggagccAAAGAG GAGCACTGCCCTCTGGCCTGGGGCAACGTGAACATGTTCGACTACACTGACATTCTGGTTTCAGGTAAAGTGGCTCTCAGTCTTTGGCCGGTGCCTCACGGCCTCGAGGACCTCCTCAATCCCATCGGAGTTGCCGGTTCCAATCCCAACAAG GAGACTCCCTGTGTGGAACTGGAGTTCTCCTGGTTTAATCAGACTGTGGTATTTCCTGATGAGCAGCAGATAGAGGAACATGCTAACTGGACCATCAGCAGAGAGCTTGGCTACAACTACTGCCACGGAGTG agCAGTCGTCTGGCCTGTGACAGCAGAACTTCAGTAGCTGATACAGAGCAGCTTTGTTCGCTGTGCTCCAGAGATCCTCTCTATGAACTCTCGGAGCAGGAGAAGGATTTCCTGTGGAGGCATAG acaTTACTGTGTAAACATGCCAGAGTCTCTTCCTAAGCTGCTTCTGTCCGTCAAATGGAACTCTCGAGACGAAGTGTCTCAG atgtACTGTCTGCTGAAGGAGTGGCCTCTAATGGAACCTGAATCCGCTCTGGAGTTGTTGGACTGTAACTTTCCTGATCCGATGGTCAGAGAGTTTGCTTTGCGCTGCCTGGTACAAGGCCTAACCGACGATAAGCTGTCACAGTACCTGCTGCAGCTTGTACAG GTGTTGAAGTATGAGATGTACCTCGACAATCCTCTGGCTCGTTTTCTGATAAAGAAAGCTCTGACCAATCAGAGGATTGGACACTTCTTCTTCTGGCATCTCAA GTCAGAGATGCACAACAAGACGGTGTCCCGTCGCTTTGGGCTGCTGCTGGAAGCTTTCTGTAGAGCATGTGGGATGTACCTGAAACACCTCAACAGACAG GTGGAGGCCATGGACAAACTGGTGAACTTGACCGACACACTCAAACAAGAGAAGAAGGACGAAACACAAAAG ACTCAGATGAAGTTCCTGGTTGAACACATGTCTCGTCCAGATTACATGGAGGCTCTTCAGGGATTTGTTTCCCCGCTGAACCCAGTTCACCAGCTGGGAAACCTGAG GCTGGAGGAGTGCAGGATCATGTCGTCAGCGAAGCGCCCCCTGTGGTTAAACTGGGAGAACCCCGACATCATGTCTGAGCTGCTCTTCACCAACAACGAGATCATCTTTAAGAACGGAGACG acctGCGTCAGGACATGCTGACTTTGCAGATCATTAAGATCATGGAGAACATCTGGCAGAACCAGGGCCTGGACCTACG catgCTGCCGTATGGATGCCTCTCCATCGGAGACTGTGTGGGTCTGATTGAGGTGGTGAAGAACAGTTTCACCATAATGCAGATTCAGTGTAAAGGTGGCCTGAAGGGAGCGCTGCAGTTCAACTCCAACACACTCCACCACTGGATCAAAGACAAGAACCGAGGAGAGGC GTACGACCGGGCCATTGACCTCTTCACCAGGTCGTGTGCAGGTTACTGCGTCGCAACCTTCATTCTGGGAATTGGAGACCGGCACAACTCCAACATTATGGTGAAGGAGAATGGCCAG ctgtTCCACATCGACTTCGGTCACTTTCTGGATCACAAGAAGAAAAAGTTTGGGTACAAGAGGGAGCGGGTTCCCTTTGTTCTAACTCAGGACTTCCTCATTGTCATCAGTAAAGGCGTCCAGGAGTCGACTAAAACCAAGGAGTTTGAGAG GTTCCAGGAGATGTGTTATAAGGCCTACTTGGCCATTCGGCAGCATGCCAGCCTCTTCATCAATCTCTTCTCCCTATTGCTGGGCTGCGGGATGCCCGAACTGCAGAGCTTCGACGACATTGCCTATCTGAGGAAAACTCTAGCCCTAG agaAGAGCCAGCAGGAAGCCTTGGAATATTTCACCAAACAGATGAACGACGCTCATCACGGAGGGTGGAGCACCAAGATGGACTGGATCTTCCACACCATCAGACACATGCCCAATGAACACTGA
- the LOC120822125 gene encoding phosphatidylinositol 4,5-bisphosphate 3-kinase catalytic subunit alpha isoform isoform X4 — translation MGPRPSSGELWGLHLMPPRILVDCCLPNGMMVSLECLRETPLISIKQQLFTEARKYPLYHLLQEESSYIFVGVTQEAEREEFYDETRRLCDLRLFHPILKVIEPLGNREEKILNREIGFAIGMPVCEFEMMKDPEVQDFRRSILSVCREAMEEREGGGAHSQALYVYPPNLESSPQLPQHIYSKLDKGRLIVTIWVIVSPSNSKQKYTLKLRLCVQEYQGQYILKVCGCDEYLLEKYPLSQYKYIRSCIIVGRLPHLMLVSKDSLYSQLPASGFVTPSYSRRTPQPSPCPGGGDGSPPRSLWAFNTLLRVRLLCATYVNVNIRDIDKIYVRTGIYHGGEPLCDNVNTQRVPCSNPRWNEWLAYDIYLADIPRSARLCLSICSVKGRKGAKEEHCPLAWGNVNMFDYTDILVSGKVALSLWPVPHGLEDLLNPIGVAGSNPNKETPCVELEFSWFNQTVVFPDEQQIEEHANWTISRELGYNYCHGVSSRLACDSRTSVADTEQLCSLCSRDPLYELSEQEKDFLWRHRHYCVNMPESLPKLLLSVKWNSRDEVSQMYCLLKEWPLMEPESALELLDCNFPDPMVREFALRCLVQGLTDDKLSQYLLQLVQVLKYEMYLDNPLARFLIKKALTNQRIGHFFFWHLKSEMHNKTVSRRFGLLLEAFCRACGMYLKHLNRQVEAMDKLVNLTDTLKQEKKDETQKTQMKFLVEHMSRPDYMEALQGFVSPLNPVHQLGNLRLEECRIMSSAKRPLWLNWENPDIMSELLFTNNEIIFKNGDDLRQDMLTLQIIKIMENIWQNQGLDLRMLPYGCLSIGDCVGLIEVVKNSFTIMQIQCKGGLKGALQFNSNTLHHWIKDKNRGEAYDRAIDLFTRSCAGYCVATFILGIGDRHNSNIMVKENGQLFHIDFGHFLDHKKKKFGYKRERVPFVLTQDFLIVISKGVQESTKTKEFERFQEMCYKAYLAIRQHASLFINLFSLLLGCGMPELQSFDDIAYLRKTLALEKSQQEALEYFTKQMNDAHHGGWSTKMDWIFHTIRHMPNEH, via the exons ATGGGGCCCAGGCCGTCGTCAGGGGAGCTGTGGGGGCTCCACCTGATGCCCCCACGCATCCTGGTGGATTGCTGCCTTCCAAACG GGATGATGGTGAGTCTGGAGTGTCTCAGAGAAACTCCTCTCATCAGCATCAAGCAGCAGCTCTTCACTGAGGCCAGAAAGTACCCGCTATACCACTTGCTGCAG GAGGAGTCCAGCTACATCTTTGTGGGAGTGACccaggaggcagagagggaggagttCTATGATGAGACAAGGCGGCTGTGTGACCTGCGACTGTTTCACCCAATCCTGAAAGTCATCGAGCCGCTGGGCAACCGGGAGGAGAAGATTCTGAACCGAGAGATAG GATTCGCCATTGGGATGCCAGTCTGTGAGTTCGAGATGATGAAAGACCCGGAGGTTCAGGACTTCCGTCGCTCCATACTGAGCGTGTGCAGAGAGGccatggaggagagagaaggagggggcgCCCACAGCCAGGCGCTTTACGTTTACCCCCCCAACCTGGAATCCAGCCCCCAGCTCCCACAGCACATCTACAGCAAGCTGGACAAAG GCAGGTTGATCGTCACCATCTGGGTCATAGTATCTCCGTCCAACTCCAAACAGAAATACACCCTTAAG CTCCGCCTCTGTGTCCAAGAGTACCAAGGGCAGTACATCCTTAAG GTCTGTGGCTGTGACGAGTACCTGCTGGAGAAGTACCCTCTCAGTCAGTACAAG TATATCCGGTCCTGTATAATAGTGGGACGTCTTCCACATCTGATGCTGGTTTCCAAAGACAGTCTCTACTCTCAGCTTCCTGCTTCTGGCTTTGTCACACCCTCATACAG tcgTCGGACTCCTCAGCCTTCTCCCTGtccaggaggaggtgatggttCTCCTCCTCGTTCTCTTTGGGCCTTTAACACTCTGCTGAGGGTACGACTACTGTGCGCCACCTACGTCAACGTCAACATCCGTGACATCGACAAG aTCTATGTGAGGACAGGAATCTATCACGGTGGAGAACCACTCTGTGACAACGTCAACACCCAGAGAGTCCCTTGTTCCAACCCCAG GTGGAACGAGTGGCTGGCCTATGACATCTACCTGGCTGATATTCCTCGCTCCGCCAGACTCTGCTTGTCAATCTGCTCTgtgaagggaaggaaaggagccAAAGAG GAGCACTGCCCTCTGGCCTGGGGCAACGTGAACATGTTCGACTACACTGACATTCTGGTTTCAGGTAAAGTGGCTCTCAGTCTTTGGCCGGTGCCTCACGGCCTCGAGGACCTCCTCAATCCCATCGGAGTTGCCGGTTCCAATCCCAACAAG GAGACTCCCTGTGTGGAACTGGAGTTCTCCTGGTTTAATCAGACTGTGGTATTTCCTGATGAGCAGCAGATAGAGGAACATGCTAACTGGACCATCAGCAGAGAGCTTGGCTACAACTACTGCCACGGAGTG agCAGTCGTCTGGCCTGTGACAGCAGAACTTCAGTAGCTGATACAGAGCAGCTTTGTTCGCTGTGCTCCAGAGATCCTCTCTATGAACTCTCGGAGCAGGAGAAGGATTTCCTGTGGAGGCATAG acaTTACTGTGTAAACATGCCAGAGTCTCTTCCTAAGCTGCTTCTGTCCGTCAAATGGAACTCTCGAGACGAAGTGTCTCAG atgtACTGTCTGCTGAAGGAGTGGCCTCTAATGGAACCTGAATCCGCTCTGGAGTTGTTGGACTGTAACTTTCCTGATCCGATGGTCAGAGAGTTTGCTTTGCGCTGCCTGGTACAAGGCCTAACCGACGATAAGCTGTCACAGTACCTGCTGCAGCTTGTACAG GTGTTGAAGTATGAGATGTACCTCGACAATCCTCTGGCTCGTTTTCTGATAAAGAAAGCTCTGACCAATCAGAGGATTGGACACTTCTTCTTCTGGCATCTCAA GTCAGAGATGCACAACAAGACGGTGTCCCGTCGCTTTGGGCTGCTGCTGGAAGCTTTCTGTAGAGCATGTGGGATGTACCTGAAACACCTCAACAGACAG GTGGAGGCCATGGACAAACTGGTGAACTTGACCGACACACTCAAACAAGAGAAGAAGGACGAAACACAAAAG ACTCAGATGAAGTTCCTGGTTGAACACATGTCTCGTCCAGATTACATGGAGGCTCTTCAGGGATTTGTTTCCCCGCTGAACCCAGTTCACCAGCTGGGAAACCTGAG GCTGGAGGAGTGCAGGATCATGTCGTCAGCGAAGCGCCCCCTGTGGTTAAACTGGGAGAACCCCGACATCATGTCTGAGCTGCTCTTCACCAACAACGAGATCATCTTTAAGAACGGAGACG acctGCGTCAGGACATGCTGACTTTGCAGATCATTAAGATCATGGAGAACATCTGGCAGAACCAGGGCCTGGACCTACG catgCTGCCGTATGGATGCCTCTCCATCGGAGACTGTGTGGGTCTGATTGAGGTGGTGAAGAACAGTTTCACCATAATGCAGATTCAGTGTAAAGGTGGCCTGAAGGGAGCGCTGCAGTTCAACTCCAACACACTCCACCACTGGATCAAAGACAAGAACCGAGGAGAGGC GTACGACCGGGCCATTGACCTCTTCACCAGGTCGTGTGCAGGTTACTGCGTCGCAACCTTCATTCTGGGAATTGGAGACCGGCACAACTCCAACATTATGGTGAAGGAGAATGGCCAG ctgtTCCACATCGACTTCGGTCACTTTCTGGATCACAAGAAGAAAAAGTTTGGGTACAAGAGGGAGCGGGTTCCCTTTGTTCTAACTCAGGACTTCCTCATTGTCATCAGTAAAGGCGTCCAGGAGTCGACTAAAACCAAGGAGTTTGAGAG GTTCCAGGAGATGTGTTATAAGGCCTACTTGGCCATTCGGCAGCATGCCAGCCTCTTCATCAATCTCTTCTCCCTATTGCTGGGCTGCGGGATGCCCGAACTGCAGAGCTTCGACGACATTGCCTATCTGAGGAAAACTCTAGCCCTAG agaAGAGCCAGCAGGAAGCCTTGGAATATTTCACCAAACAGATGAACGACGCTCATCACGGAGGGTGGAGCACCAAGATGGACTGGATCTTCCACACCATCAGACACATGCCCAATGAACACTGA
- the LOC120822125 gene encoding phosphatidylinositol 4,5-bisphosphate 3-kinase catalytic subunit alpha isoform isoform X5: MGPRPSSGELWGLHLMPPRILVDCCLPNGMMVSLECLRETPLISIKQQLFTEARKYPLYHLLQEESSYIFVGVTQEAEREEFYDETRRLCDLRLFHPILKVIEPLGNREEKILNREIGRLIVTIWVIVSPSNSKQKYTLKVSHDSLPEQLIAESIRKKSRSMHLSPQQLRLCVQEYQGQYILKVCGCDEYLLEKYPLSQYKYIRSCIIVGRLPHLMLVSKDSLYSQLPASGFVTPSYSRRTPQPSPCPGGGDGSPPRSLWAFNTLLRVRLLCATYVNVNIRDIDKIYVRTGIYHGGEPLCDNVNTQRVPCSNPRWNEWLAYDIYLADIPRSARLCLSICSVKGRKGAKEEHCPLAWGNVNMFDYTDILVSGKVALSLWPVPHGLEDLLNPIGVAGSNPNKETPCVELEFSWFNQTVVFPDEQQIEEHANWTISRELGYNYCHGVSSRLACDSRTSVADTEQLCSLCSRDPLYELSEQEKDFLWRHRHYCVNMPESLPKLLLSVKWNSRDEVSQMYCLLKEWPLMEPESALELLDCNFPDPMVREFALRCLVQGLTDDKLSQYLLQLVQVLKYEMYLDNPLARFLIKKALTNQRIGHFFFWHLKSEMHNKTVSRRFGLLLEAFCRACGMYLKHLNRQVEAMDKLVNLTDTLKQEKKDETQKTQMKFLVEHMSRPDYMEALQGFVSPLNPVHQLGNLRLEECRIMSSAKRPLWLNWENPDIMSELLFTNNEIIFKNGDDLRQDMLTLQIIKIMENIWQNQGLDLRMLPYGCLSIGDCVGLIEVVKNSFTIMQIQCKGGLKGALQFNSNTLHHWIKDKNRGEAYDRAIDLFTRSCAGYCVATFILGIGDRHNSNIMVKENGQLFHIDFGHFLDHKKKKFGYKRERVPFVLTQDFLIVISKGVQESTKTKEFERFQEMCYKAYLAIRQHASLFINLFSLLLGCGMPELQSFDDIAYLRKTLALGRFLTKASDSQELLTFGCFSPSTRISLSLGYTGPSFTKGKEIMTLSRLQP, encoded by the exons ATGGGGCCCAGGCCGTCGTCAGGGGAGCTGTGGGGGCTCCACCTGATGCCCCCACGCATCCTGGTGGATTGCTGCCTTCCAAACG GGATGATGGTGAGTCTGGAGTGTCTCAGAGAAACTCCTCTCATCAGCATCAAGCAGCAGCTCTTCACTGAGGCCAGAAAGTACCCGCTATACCACTTGCTGCAG GAGGAGTCCAGCTACATCTTTGTGGGAGTGACccaggaggcagagagggaggagttCTATGATGAGACAAGGCGGCTGTGTGACCTGCGACTGTTTCACCCAATCCTGAAAGTCATCGAGCCGCTGGGCAACCGGGAGGAGAAGATTCTGAACCGAGAGATAG GCAGGTTGATCGTCACCATCTGGGTCATAGTATCTCCGTCCAACTCCAAACAGAAATACACCCTTAAG gTAAGTCATGATAGTTTACCTGAGCAGCTGATAGCAGAGTCCATCAGGAAGAAAAGCAGATCGATGCACCTGTCACCTCAACAGCTCCGCCTCTGTGTCCAAGAGTACCAAGGGCAGTACATCCTTAAG GTCTGTGGCTGTGACGAGTACCTGCTGGAGAAGTACCCTCTCAGTCAGTACAAG TATATCCGGTCCTGTATAATAGTGGGACGTCTTCCACATCTGATGCTGGTTTCCAAAGACAGTCTCTACTCTCAGCTTCCTGCTTCTGGCTTTGTCACACCCTCATACAG tcgTCGGACTCCTCAGCCTTCTCCCTGtccaggaggaggtgatggttCTCCTCCTCGTTCTCTTTGGGCCTTTAACACTCTGCTGAGGGTACGACTACTGTGCGCCACCTACGTCAACGTCAACATCCGTGACATCGACAAG aTCTATGTGAGGACAGGAATCTATCACGGTGGAGAACCACTCTGTGACAACGTCAACACCCAGAGAGTCCCTTGTTCCAACCCCAG GTGGAACGAGTGGCTGGCCTATGACATCTACCTGGCTGATATTCCTCGCTCCGCCAGACTCTGCTTGTCAATCTGCTCTgtgaagggaaggaaaggagccAAAGAG GAGCACTGCCCTCTGGCCTGGGGCAACGTGAACATGTTCGACTACACTGACATTCTGGTTTCAGGTAAAGTGGCTCTCAGTCTTTGGCCGGTGCCTCACGGCCTCGAGGACCTCCTCAATCCCATCGGAGTTGCCGGTTCCAATCCCAACAAG GAGACTCCCTGTGTGGAACTGGAGTTCTCCTGGTTTAATCAGACTGTGGTATTTCCTGATGAGCAGCAGATAGAGGAACATGCTAACTGGACCATCAGCAGAGAGCTTGGCTACAACTACTGCCACGGAGTG agCAGTCGTCTGGCCTGTGACAGCAGAACTTCAGTAGCTGATACAGAGCAGCTTTGTTCGCTGTGCTCCAGAGATCCTCTCTATGAACTCTCGGAGCAGGAGAAGGATTTCCTGTGGAGGCATAG acaTTACTGTGTAAACATGCCAGAGTCTCTTCCTAAGCTGCTTCTGTCCGTCAAATGGAACTCTCGAGACGAAGTGTCTCAG atgtACTGTCTGCTGAAGGAGTGGCCTCTAATGGAACCTGAATCCGCTCTGGAGTTGTTGGACTGTAACTTTCCTGATCCGATGGTCAGAGAGTTTGCTTTGCGCTGCCTGGTACAAGGCCTAACCGACGATAAGCTGTCACAGTACCTGCTGCAGCTTGTACAG GTGTTGAAGTATGAGATGTACCTCGACAATCCTCTGGCTCGTTTTCTGATAAAGAAAGCTCTGACCAATCAGAGGATTGGACACTTCTTCTTCTGGCATCTCAA GTCAGAGATGCACAACAAGACGGTGTCCCGTCGCTTTGGGCTGCTGCTGGAAGCTTTCTGTAGAGCATGTGGGATGTACCTGAAACACCTCAACAGACAG GTGGAGGCCATGGACAAACTGGTGAACTTGACCGACACACTCAAACAAGAGAAGAAGGACGAAACACAAAAG ACTCAGATGAAGTTCCTGGTTGAACACATGTCTCGTCCAGATTACATGGAGGCTCTTCAGGGATTTGTTTCCCCGCTGAACCCAGTTCACCAGCTGGGAAACCTGAG GCTGGAGGAGTGCAGGATCATGTCGTCAGCGAAGCGCCCCCTGTGGTTAAACTGGGAGAACCCCGACATCATGTCTGAGCTGCTCTTCACCAACAACGAGATCATCTTTAAGAACGGAGACG acctGCGTCAGGACATGCTGACTTTGCAGATCATTAAGATCATGGAGAACATCTGGCAGAACCAGGGCCTGGACCTACG catgCTGCCGTATGGATGCCTCTCCATCGGAGACTGTGTGGGTCTGATTGAGGTGGTGAAGAACAGTTTCACCATAATGCAGATTCAGTGTAAAGGTGGCCTGAAGGGAGCGCTGCAGTTCAACTCCAACACACTCCACCACTGGATCAAAGACAAGAACCGAGGAGAGGC GTACGACCGGGCCATTGACCTCTTCACCAGGTCGTGTGCAGGTTACTGCGTCGCAACCTTCATTCTGGGAATTGGAGACCGGCACAACTCCAACATTATGGTGAAGGAGAATGGCCAG ctgtTCCACATCGACTTCGGTCACTTTCTGGATCACAAGAAGAAAAAGTTTGGGTACAAGAGGGAGCGGGTTCCCTTTGTTCTAACTCAGGACTTCCTCATTGTCATCAGTAAAGGCGTCCAGGAGTCGACTAAAACCAAGGAGTTTGAGAG GTTCCAGGAGATGTGTTATAAGGCCTACTTGGCCATTCGGCAGCATGCCAGCCTCTTCATCAATCTCTTCTCCCTATTGCTGGGCTGCGGGATGCCCGAACTGCAGAGCTTCGACGACATTGCCTATCTGAGGAAAACTCTAGCCCTAG gAAGGTTCTTGACAAAAGCATCAGACAGTCAAGAGCTGCTCACCTTCGGGTGCTTCAGTCCTTCCACTCGTATCTCCTTGAGCTTGGGATACACTGGGCCGTCTTTtaccaaaggaaaggagataatgaCCCTCTCACGGCTCCAACCGTGA